ATCTTTTACCTTCTATTCCTTTTGCTTTTATATCTAGTATAGATAATTTATCTTTTTTAAAGCTCTTCGGGTTATAGGGATTAAGTAACGTTACTTCCGTAATAATTAACCCATCCTTGCACTTGTGCATTAAACATCCTCGCCAGATCAGTAATACTTTTATCACTTCGCAGATGTAGTTTCCAACTCCGTATCTCTTTTCTAATACGGTTTGCAGCTTGATTACTAATTACAGGTGTAAAGTTAACAAAAGCCTTCCCGTGCTTATTCATGGATAACCTAGGTCGAAATGTATAGCCAAGAAAGTCAAAACTCTCACACTTATATGAGCCTCTTCGATCTACATCTTTGCAATACACTACCTTCGTCTTTTCTGGATGTAATTCAAGACCACATTCTTTTAATCTGATCTTAATTCCTTCCAGCACTCTCTCAGCCTGCTTTTGCGAACTACAATGCGCTAAAATATCATCGGCAAAGCGCTCAAATCTTACTTCTGGAAATTGTCTTTTCATCTGATGCATGAAAATATTTGCCAACAATGGACTCGCTACTCCCCCTTGGGGGGTGCCAAGCTCCCTTTCGATCAGTTCTCCACTCTCTAACTGTAGTGTAGCTTTAAGCCACCTCTCAATATAAAGATGAATCCACTTCTCATCAGTATGGAATCTTATGGCTTTCATCATCAGTTTATGATCTAGATTATCAAAGAAACCTTTAATATCCAAATCAATACACCAATCTTGCCGCCAACATCGTTGCCTTGCTACTCCTACTGCATCTAATGCAGATTTCCCAAGACGGTATCCATAAGAATCTTCATGGAACTTTGGTTCTACTATTGGCTCCAAGTAGATTTTAACCACTGACTGAGCAATTCGATCCGATACAGTTGGAATCCCTAACAAACGTTTACTGCCATCCGATTTTGGTATTTCTACTGCCCTTACGGGTGGTGGAAAGTACTTACCAGATGACATTCGGTTCCATAACTTATAAAGGTTATCTTTTAGGTTTAATTCAAAATCTTCAATGGATTCTTCATCAATCCCATAAGTACCTTTGTTAGCCTTAACTCTTTCCCAAGCTGCCATTACACTTTTCTTGGAAATACAAAATGGTTTTGTTTTATTCAATTTAGTTCCTTCCAATTCTCATTAGTTGACTAACCAATAAAACGAATAATTCAACTCCTTCGCTCCACCAACTTTCGTTAGCTTCTTCACTACTACGAGTCAATCCGCCCCTATGTTCTGCTTTGGTACTCAGATCCTAATGGTGCTTCCACTTGAATCGCTCCCTTAACATCAGTACATAGGTTCCCACGTTCCATACAAAAGCCTGAATCAAGTTCACGCCACCTCTATGCCGGAGACCACTTGGCCAGTAAACAGGTTCCCGCCAAATTTATCCCGAGTTAACGACTACCCCTCGGTTTTGATCTCGTCTATACGCTTTCGACACTTCAGCAGTGGTTTAATCTCTTCATCTCCTTGACTCTTACCTGATACCTTGTAAGATACCTTTTCTCTAACGCTCACCACCCTGGCTTTTAACCAACGCAGCTTAGAGTGGTTTGAATCCTCTTCCTGCAAAGCGGCTTCGGAAGACCTACTTCCATCTCTCATATAGTTGCGCACAAATTCAACTTACATTTATGACTCAATGCAATCTCCTTTATACTCGTGGCACACCATCATTAGCAAAACGATGTAGTTTCCACGGGTATTCCATTCTATGCCATATTTTATCTATAAGATTTAGGTAAATATTACTATATAACGGCGATATAGGAGAACCTTGCGGTACTCCTACTTTCGTTTTACCCACTTCATCTATGCCAACTTTTAAGCTTTGCTTTATCAGTCTTAACATAGCTCCATCACTTATTTTCTGACTAATTAATTTTAGTAGATTACAGTGAGGAATGCTATCAAAGTATGATTCAAAATCTATCTCAACTACCGTAGCGGCTCGATCATATAAATCTTCTCTAATTGCTACAGAGGCTTATTTTGCATTGCGTTTTGGCCTATGCCCATAAGAGCAGTCATGAAAATCCGCTTCGAATATTGGTTCAATCACTATTTTCATTGCTGTTTGCACTACTCGATCTTTTATATTCGCGATTCCTAGTAGACGTCTTCCGCCTTTAGGTTTCGGTATTGCCACTCGTCTTATAGATGAAAACTTGTAGCTTTGATCTTTTAATGCTTGCTGCAACTCATTAATCATTTCTTTTTCATATCCTGTTGTCACAATTTGTTCAATCGTAACTCCATCATTTCCTGCCGCACCTTTGTTAGCCTTAACTTGCTTCCAAGCTTCTTGCAACACATCTGTACGCCAGACTTTATCGTATAAGCTATGAAACCTGTAGTTTACCTCCTGCTTGGATTTAAGATATAGAATTCTCTGGAGTTGACTAACTTTACTTGTTCCGTTCCTAGCTGTTACGCAATCGGACATTCTCAACTCTTTTAAATTACGTTACTAAAGTAGAGCCCCTTTTCTCTCAATATATTTCCATATCGATACAAACGATACTATGGGGGCTCAGCGGACTTCTTGTATAACCTCTATGGATTTCGGGGTTACTTTATACCATAGCGTTCTTTCAGGCCAAGAAAATTTATACAAGATCTCCCGACCTACGACGAAATACATTCCCAACGTGCAACCTCTTGTACTCCGGCACCCACAAGATAGTTCAAACATCCATTAATTCTTATCTTTTACTAGCCTTCCCGTGATTACGATACAGTCGGCAAGTGCATTATTTCTTTTACGAAGCTAATTTGAGTTCACTTTTGTTGTAGCCCGTTGTTTTGCATACAGATCACTTAAGCCTATAAATCACTCTATAAACTCGATCCTTGCTAGACCTCCAAATGGATAATTAAGGTCAGAAAGACTTTCACTTCCCTTGTATTTCGCCTGCATCGGCGTGCCGTAATCAAACGAAACTAGAGGTTTGTCGTTACTCATAATGGTATTTTTTTATTTTTATTATCTAACATTACCCAATTTGCTATTATAACCTAAATTACCATAAAATGCCAAAATAACTAACCTAGATAATATGAATTACTTCCATAAAAACTTCATGGTAAGAATTGCAGAAACTAAAATCAGCGAATATAG
This window of the Candidatus Trichorickettsia mobilis genome carries:
- a CDS encoding reverse transcriptase domain-containing protein, with amino-acid sequence MREDLYDRAATVVEIDFESYFDSIPHCNLLKLISQKISDGAMLRLIKQSLKVGIDEVGKTKVGVPQGSPISPLYSNIYLNLIDKIWHRMEYPWKLHRFANDGVPRV
- the ltrA gene encoding group II intron reverse transcriptase/maturase, producing MNKTKPFCISKKSVMAAWERVKANKGTYGIDEESIEDFELNLKDNLYKLWNRMSSGKYFPPPVRAVEIPKSDGSKRLLGIPTVSDRIAQSVVKIYLEPIVEPKFHEDSYGYRLGKSALDAVGVARQRCWRQDWCIDLDIKGFFDNLDHKLMMKAIRFHTDEKWIHLYIERWLKATLQLESGELIERELGTPQGGVASPLLANIFMHQMKRQFPEVRFERFADDILAHCSSQKQAERVLEGIKIRLKECGLELHPEKTKVVYCKDVDRRGSYKCESFDFLGYTFRPRLSMNKHGKAFVNFTPVISNQAANRIRKEIRSWKLHLRSDKSITDLARMFNAQVQGWVNYYGSNVT